The Streptomyces bacillaris sequence CCGCAGCGGCACCGGCGGCCGCGCAACTGGACCGTGGTGTGGCCCCATTCGAGCGCGAGGCTCGTGCGGTCCTCCGCCAGGATGTCGCCGTGGTCGACGCAGGCGCCGACGCCGGAGCCGATGAGCGCGACGGCGGCGGTGCCCGCGCCCCGCCCGCCGCCGAACCACATCTCGGCCCGGCCGAGCGTCTTGGCGCCGTTGTCGATGAAGAGGGGCACTTCGGGGGGTACGTCGACGACCTCGCGGAGCAGTTGCTCGAAGGGGACCGCGTGCCAGCCGATGGTCTGGCCGTGGACGACCGCGGTGCGCCGTCCGTCGGGCCCTTCCGGTCCCCCGCGCTCGATGATGCCGGGGACCCCGATGCCGATGCCGAGCAGCCGGCGCGGGTCGGCGCCCGCGTCGCGCAGGACATCGGCGACGCCGGTGCGGACATGGGCGACGATGCGGTCGACGTCGTACCCGTGCTGGGCCAGCAGCCTTTCGGTGCGGGCCAGTTCGGTGAGGGAGAGGTCGAAAAGCTCGACGCGGACCCGGGTCTCCCCGATATCGATGCCGACCAGGAGCCCGCCGTCCGGGGCGACGCGCAACAGCGTACGGGGGCGGCCACCGTCGGAGTCGACGATGCCGGCCTCCTGGAGGAGCCCCTCGGCGGCGAGTTCGGCCACGACGTTGCTGATGGAACCCGAACTCAGCCCGGTGGCCGGGCCCAGCTCCTGACGGCTCAACGGGCCGTCGAAATACAACCGTTGCAATACCCTCGCCCGGTTGCCCCGCCGCAGGTCACGCACGGTCCGTCTGTCGCGCTCGGCCATGTTGCTCCTTCCCCTCCAGGAACATACCTGGTCCCAGACCTTGACGCGACCTTCCCTCACCTCTTAAATCACGTCATAAATTAAGTCATGGAGGCCGTTCGGTTCCCGAACGCAGCCACCCCCGGAAAGGGGCCACCTCTTCATGCGCCACGTCAGAGCCGCAAGCGCCGTCACCCTCGCCCTCGCCATCACCGCAGCCGCCACCGGCTGTGGCGGCGGGTCGACCGGCACGGGGTCCAACGAGTCCCCGAAGACCCTCACGTACTGGGCCTCCAACCAGGGCCCGAGCATCGAGGCCGACAAGGAGATCCTCACTCCCGAGCTGAAGAAGTTCGAGAAGGAGACAGGGATCAAGGTGAAGCTGGAGGTCGTGCCGTGGGCCGACCTCCTCAACCGGATCCTCGCCGCCACCGCCTCCGGACAGGGCCCGGACGTGCTGAACATCGGCAACACCTGGTCGGCCTCGCTCCAGGCGACCGGCGCGCTCCTGCCGTGGGACGAGAAGAGCTTCGAGGAGATCGGCGGCCGGGACCGCTTCGTCGACTCGGCGGTCGCCTCGGCCGGCAAGGAGGGCGAGCCGCCCGCCGCCGTACCGCTGTACTCGCTCGCGTACGCCCTCTACTACAACAAGAAGATGTTCGCCGAGGCGGGCATCGAGAAGCCCCCGGCCACCTGGGACGAGCTGGTCGCGGCCGGGCAGAAGATATCCAAGGGCGACAAGTGGGGTCTTGGCGCCGAGGGCGGCAACCTCTCCAACAACATCCACCAGGTCTTCGTCCTGGGCCAGCAGCACGGCGCCGACTTCTTCGACCAGGACGGCAAGGCGACCTTCACCTCCGACGGTGCCGTCGCCGCCGTGAAGCAGTACGTCGACTTCATGGCCAAGGACAAGATCATCGCCCCGGGCAACGCGGAGTACGCCCAGAACCAGTCGCTCACCGACTTCGCCAAGGGGAAGACGGCGATGGTGCTCTGGCAGGCGGCGGCCTCCACCTTCGCCGCCCAGGGCATGAAGCCCGACGAGTGGGGCGCGGCCCCGGTGCCGGTCCCCTCGGGCACCCCGGGCACGGGCAAGCAGGTCAACTCCATGGTCGCGGGCATCAACATCGCGGTGTTCAAGAACACCAAGAACCTCGACGGCGCCAAGAAGTTCGTGAAGTTCATGACCAGCGACGCCCAGCAGAAGCACCTCAACAAGACCTACGGGGCGATCCCGCCGGTCAAGGCCGCCCAGGCCGACGCGGCCTTCGGCGCCCCCGACCTCAAGGTGCTCCGCGACACCCTCGCCACCAGCGCCGCGCCCCTCCCCCAGGTCCCGAACGAGTCGCAGTTCGAGACGGCTGTGGGCACCGCGGTCAAGGAGCTGTGGGCGGACGCCGCCGCCGGGCGCCCGGTGACGGAGGAGTCCGTGCGGGCGCGCCTCGAAAAGGCCCAGCAGACGATGCAGCAGTGAGGCCCTGACTCCATGACCGCCACCGCCACCAGCCCCGAGGCCGGAACACCGGCCACCGGGGGGACGAGCCGGGGCACCGGGGGTGCGCGCAGACGGCTGCCGCGCATCCCCGACCGGATCCGCCGAGGCGGACTGCCCTATCTCCTGCTCCTCCCCGCCGTCCTGCTGGAACTCCTCATCCACATCGTCCCGATGGTCATCGGGATCGTGATGAGCTTCCGTCAGCTGACGCAGTTCTTCATCAACAACTGGGGCGCGGCGCCCTGGACCGGCCTCGACAACTACCGCATCGCCGTCGACTTCGACGCGCCGATCGGTGAGGCCCTGCTCCACTCGTTCCTCGTCACCTGTGTCTTCACGTTCTTCTCGGTCGGCTTCGCCTGGCTGCTCGGCACGGCGGCGGCGATCCTCCTCCAGGAGAGCTTCCGCGGCCGGGGGATCCTGCGGGCGGTCTTCCTCGTCCCGTACGCGCTGCCGGTCTACGCCGCCGTCATCACCTGGGCGTTCATGTTCCAGCGGGACAACGGCCTGATCAACCACGTCCTGCACGACCAGCTCGGGATCACCGACGAGCCGTCCTTCTGGCTGATCGGTGACAACAGCATCTACACGCTGATCATCGTCTCGGTGTGGAAGGGCTGGCCGTTCGCCTTCCTCATGCTGATGGCGGGCCTGCAGAACATCCCGCGCGAGCTGTACGAGGCCGCCTCGATCGACGGCGCCGGGATCTGGCAGCAGATCCGCCGGATCACCCTGCCCTCGCTGCGCCCGGTCAACCAGGTGCTGGTCCTGGTGCTCTTCCTCTGGACGTTCAACGACTTCAACACGCCGTACGTCCTGTTCGGGAAGTCGGCACCGGAGAGCGCGGACCTCATCTCGATCCACATCTACCAGTCCTCCTTCGTCACCTGGAACTTCGGCACCGGCTCCGCGATGTCCGTGCTCCTGCTGCTCTTCCTGCTCCTGGTGACGGCGGTCTACCTGTTCCTCACCTCGCGCGGAAGGAAGGGCTCCGATGTCTAGCCTCGCGCGGACCCCCAGAGCTTCCCGGCCCCGCTCCCCCATGGCCGCGCCGCAGTCCTTCCTCTGGACCCGCCGTATCGTCCTCACGCTGCTGGCCGGCTTCGTCCTGCTGCCGGTCTATGTGATGGTCAGCAGCTCGCTGAAGCCGCTCCAGGACGTGTCGGGGAAGTTCCAGTGGATCCCGTCGACCGTGACCGTCCAGCCCTACTTCGACATCTGGAAGACCGTCCCCCTCGCCAAGTACTTCGTCAACTCGCTGATCGTGGCGGTCTCGGCGACGGTCCTCTCGGTGACCATCGCGGTCTTCGCCGCGTACGCGGTCAGCCGCTACGCCTTCCGGGGCAAGCGGGTCTTCACCGTCACCGTGCTCTCCACGCAGATGTTCCCGGGCATCCTCTTCCTGCTCCCGCTGTTCCTCATCTTCGTCAACATCGGCAGCTCCACGGGCGTGGCCCTCTACGGTTCACGCGGCGGCCTCATCCTCACGTACCTGACGTTCTCGCTGCCGTTCTCCATATGGATGCTGATCGGGTACTTCGACTCCATCCCGAGGGATCTCGACGAGGCCGCGAAGGTGGACGGCTGCGGACCGGTCGGCGCCCTCTTCCGGGTGGTCGTACCGGCAGCCGTACCGGGCATCGTCGCCGTCTCCGTCTACTCGTTCATGACGGCCTGGGGCGAGGTCCTCTTCGCCTCCGTCATGACCAACGACGCCACCCGCACCCTCTCCGTCGGCCTCCAGGGGTACGCGACACAGAACGACGTCTACTGGAACCAGGTCATGGCCGCCTCGCTCGTCGTCAGCGTCCCCATCGTCGTCGGCTTCCTGCTGCTCCAGCGCTACCTCGTCGCCGGACTCACCGCCGGAGCCGTCAAGTGACCCCCGCAGAAAGGCAGCACGTGACCGACCTCAGCGCCCTCCCGGCCGACTTCACCTGGGGCGTCGCCACCGCCGCGTACCAGATCGAGGGCGCCGTCACCGAGGACGGCCGCTCCCCCTCCATCTGGGACACGTTCTCGCACACCCCCGGCAAGGTGGACGGCGGCGACACCGGTGACGTGGCCTGCGACCACTACCACCGGACCGCCGAGGACATCGGCCTGATCAAGCAGGTCGGCGCGGACGCCTACCGGTTCTCGATCGCCTGGCCGCGCGTCGTGCCGGGCGGCGACGGGCCGGTCAACAAGGCGGGCCTGGACTTCTACGACCGGCTGGTGGACGGGCTGCTGGAGGCCGGGATCACCCCGTTCGCCACGCTCTACCACTGGGACCTGCCGCAGGTGCTCCAGGACCGGGGCGGCTGGACCGTACGGGAGACCTCCGAGCACTTCGCCGCGTACGCCGCCCATGTCGTCGAGCGGCTGGGCGACCGGGTCAAGGAGTGGGCGACGCTCAACGAGCCGCTCTGCTCGGCGTGGATCGGGCATCTGGAGGGCCGGATGGCCCCGGGCCTCACCGACCTCACCGGCGCCGTCCGCGCCTCGTACCATCTGCACCTGGGCCACGGCCTCGCCGCGCAGGCCGTCCGCGCCGCCTCCTCGGACGCCCGGGTCGGCATCGTCAACAACCTCAGCCCGACCGAACCGGCGACCACGACCGAGGCCGACCTCGCCGCCGCCCGCCGCGCCGACGGCCACATCAACCGCTGGTGGCTGGACCCGGTCCTGGGGCGCGGCTACCCGCAGGACATGGTCGAGCTGTACGGAGTCGAACTCCCGCTGCGGCCGGGGGACCTGGAGACCATCGCGGCCCCGCTGGACTGGCTGGGGCTGAACTACTACTTCCGGCAGATCGTCACCGCCGACCCGACGGGCCCCGCGCCGGGGTTCACGCAGGTCCCGGCGGTCGGCGGACGCCACACGTACATGGACTGGGAGGTGTACGCGGACGGGCTGGAGCAGTTGCTGCTGCGGCTGACGGAGGAGTACGGCG is a genomic window containing:
- a CDS encoding ROK family transcriptional regulator → MAERDRRTVRDLRRGNRARVLQRLYFDGPLSRQELGPATGLSSGSISNVVAELAAEGLLQEAGIVDSDGGRPRTLLRVAPDGGLLVGIDIGETRVRVELFDLSLTELARTERLLAQHGYDVDRIVAHVRTGVADVLRDAGADPRRLLGIGIGVPGIIERGGPEGPDGRRTAVVHGQTIGWHAVPFEQLLREVVDVPPEVPLFIDNGAKTLGRAEMWFGGGRGAGTAAVALIGSGVGACVDHGDILAEDRTSLALEWGHTTVQLRGRRCRCGSIGCLEAYAGAEALRERWREAGGPLPEDADDETALAALLASAYPPPGGPAPDQVALSLLDETAECLGAALADLVNLFLPERILLGGWAGLLLGPHLLPEIRRYADAYALRHAAARTTIEMGRLGPDAVTVGAATLPLADFLTRGGSRPATGARLPDGSGAPARTATETVRIRSRTAAS
- a CDS encoding ABC transporter substrate-binding protein, translating into MRHVRAASAVTLALAITAAATGCGGGSTGTGSNESPKTLTYWASNQGPSIEADKEILTPELKKFEKETGIKVKLEVVPWADLLNRILAATASGQGPDVLNIGNTWSASLQATGALLPWDEKSFEEIGGRDRFVDSAVASAGKEGEPPAAVPLYSLAYALYYNKKMFAEAGIEKPPATWDELVAAGQKISKGDKWGLGAEGGNLSNNIHQVFVLGQQHGADFFDQDGKATFTSDGAVAAVKQYVDFMAKDKIIAPGNAEYAQNQSLTDFAKGKTAMVLWQAAASTFAAQGMKPDEWGAAPVPVPSGTPGTGKQVNSMVAGINIAVFKNTKNLDGAKKFVKFMTSDAQQKHLNKTYGAIPPVKAAQADAAFGAPDLKVLRDTLATSAAPLPQVPNESQFETAVGTAVKELWADAAAGRPVTEESVRARLEKAQQTMQQ
- a CDS encoding carbohydrate ABC transporter permease is translated as MTATATSPEAGTPATGGTSRGTGGARRRLPRIPDRIRRGGLPYLLLLPAVLLELLIHIVPMVIGIVMSFRQLTQFFINNWGAAPWTGLDNYRIAVDFDAPIGEALLHSFLVTCVFTFFSVGFAWLLGTAAAILLQESFRGRGILRAVFLVPYALPVYAAVITWAFMFQRDNGLINHVLHDQLGITDEPSFWLIGDNSIYTLIIVSVWKGWPFAFLMLMAGLQNIPRELYEAASIDGAGIWQQIRRITLPSLRPVNQVLVLVLFLWTFNDFNTPYVLFGKSAPESADLISIHIYQSSFVTWNFGTGSAMSVLLLLFLLLVTAVYLFLTSRGRKGSDV
- a CDS encoding carbohydrate ABC transporter permease yields the protein MAAPQSFLWTRRIVLTLLAGFVLLPVYVMVSSSLKPLQDVSGKFQWIPSTVTVQPYFDIWKTVPLAKYFVNSLIVAVSATVLSVTIAVFAAYAVSRYAFRGKRVFTVTVLSTQMFPGILFLLPLFLIFVNIGSSTGVALYGSRGGLILTYLTFSLPFSIWMLIGYFDSIPRDLDEAAKVDGCGPVGALFRVVVPAAVPGIVAVSVYSFMTAWGEVLFASVMTNDATRTLSVGLQGYATQNDVYWNQVMAASLVVSVPIVVGFLLLQRYLVAGLTAGAVK
- a CDS encoding GH1 family beta-glucosidase, whose amino-acid sequence is MTDLSALPADFTWGVATAAYQIEGAVTEDGRSPSIWDTFSHTPGKVDGGDTGDVACDHYHRTAEDIGLIKQVGADAYRFSIAWPRVVPGGDGPVNKAGLDFYDRLVDGLLEAGITPFATLYHWDLPQVLQDRGGWTVRETSEHFAAYAAHVVERLGDRVKEWATLNEPLCSAWIGHLEGRMAPGLTDLTGAVRASYHLHLGHGLAAQAVRAASSDARVGIVNNLSPTEPATTTEADLAAARRADGHINRWWLDPVLGRGYPQDMVELYGVELPLRPGDLETIAAPLDWLGLNYYFRQIVTADPTGPAPGFTQVPAVGGRHTYMDWEVYADGLEQLLLRLTEEYGVERVYVTENGSAYRDTVAADGSVHDPERVRYLEEHLAACARAVAKGAPLVGYFAWSLLDNFEWAYGYDKRFGLVHVDYATQRRTVKSSGRRYAELIREHANRRTGLDA